A single window of Candidatus Wallbacteria bacterium DNA harbors:
- a CDS encoding ATP-binding protein, giving the protein MIKRLIDPEALIKPGKVLVIYGPRQVGKTTLLKAFLSGTHFKYRLDSGDNIRISDLLGSRDFARLLEYAEGYELIAIDEAQQIPGIGMGLKILVDQRPDLMVVATGSSSFDLSGMLGEPLTGRKLTVTLYPIALSELSAGHNRHELREMLPSLLIFGCYPEIINAESTKGKITALEELTWSYLLKDVLSLERTKGPRVLLDLLKLLSFQVGSLVSHHELATQLKIDVKTVERYLDLLEKTFVLRKVCGFSRNLRKEITAKSKYYFLDNGIRNSVISNFNSLNDRSDIGALWENFIFCEMLKKRTHEQNSGLFYFWKTYSGQEVDLVEERDGRIMGYECKWSDDDVRVPAKWHEEYPEAMFKVITHRNFLEYLLH; this is encoded by the coding sequence ATGATTAAAAGATTGATCGATCCGGAAGCCCTCATCAAACCAGGCAAAGTTCTGGTCATTTATGGTCCGCGGCAGGTAGGCAAAACTACCCTGCTTAAAGCTTTTTTATCCGGTACTCACTTTAAGTATCGTCTGGATTCCGGGGACAATATCCGGATCAGCGACCTTTTAGGTTCCCGGGATTTTGCCCGCCTGCTGGAATACGCTGAAGGATACGAACTGATCGCAATAGACGAGGCGCAGCAGATCCCGGGCATCGGCATGGGATTGAAAATACTGGTGGATCAGCGTCCTGACCTGATGGTGGTTGCTACAGGATCCTCTTCCTTCGACCTCTCAGGTATGCTTGGTGAGCCTCTTACGGGTCGCAAACTGACTGTGACTCTTTATCCGATCGCTCTTTCAGAACTGTCCGCAGGACATAATCGGCATGAGTTGAGAGAAATGCTCCCGAGCCTGTTGATTTTCGGCTGTTACCCGGAAATCATCAATGCTGAAAGCACAAAAGGGAAAATAACAGCACTGGAAGAACTGACCTGGTCTTACCTTTTGAAAGATGTTTTGTCGCTGGAACGCACAAAAGGACCCAGAGTTCTGCTTGATCTTTTGAAGCTGCTTTCCTTCCAGGTTGGGAGCCTGGTCTCCCACCACGAACTTGCGACGCAGCTCAAGATTGACGTCAAGACAGTGGAGCGTTATCTCGATTTATTGGAAAAAACCTTTGTTCTGAGGAAAGTGTGCGGATTCAGCCGCAATCTCAGAAAAGAAATCACCGCCAAAAGCAAATACTATTTTCTGGATAATGGCATTCGTAACTCCGTGATCTCAAATTTCAACTCCCTGAACGACAGGTCTGATATTGGAGCTCTCTGGGAGAATTTCATCTTCTGCGAAATGCTGAAAAAGCGAACCCATGAACAGAATTCCGGTTTGTTTTATTTCTGGAAAACCTATTCTGGACAGGAAGTTGATCTGGTCGAGGAGCGCGACGGCAGGATCATGGGATATGAATGCAAATGGTCTGATGATGATGTACGCGTTCCCGCAAAATGGCACGAGGAGTATCCGGAAGCTATGTTCAAGGTGATCACCCACAGAAATTTTCTGGAGTATTTACTGCATTGA
- a CDS encoding TerC family protein, which produces MEHQGLFLILFNIVVFVLLLLDLGVMNKHKGAPTIRHALLSTAFFVLLALLFNAGIWYFRGAKPALEFTAGYLLEESLSIDNLFVFILIFKYFRVPGEHQHRILFWGILGALILRGIFIAAGVTLIHRFHFLIYLFGAFLVFTGIKMILEKDGEQVDPEKNLVLRIFHKFFPVSKHFHHGCFFLRENGVLKATPLFVVLLVVESTDVLFATDSIPAVLSVTLDPFIVYTSNVFAILGLRSLYFAFAAIVSLFRYLHHGVSLILIFVGVKMLTSKMIEIPIGVSLGILAGIITVSIALSVLIPEKKAEITEVNSEK; this is translated from the coding sequence ATGGAACATCAGGGACTTTTTCTAATCCTGTTCAACATCGTGGTTTTTGTACTGCTGCTCCTGGATCTTGGAGTAATGAACAAGCACAAGGGTGCTCCGACCATCAGGCATGCCTTGCTTTCAACTGCGTTCTTTGTCTTGCTGGCCTTACTTTTCAATGCCGGGATCTGGTATTTCCGGGGAGCAAAGCCTGCCCTTGAGTTCACAGCAGGGTACCTGCTCGAAGAATCACTCAGCATAGACAATCTGTTCGTTTTCATCCTTATTTTCAAATATTTCCGTGTGCCTGGAGAGCATCAGCACAGGATACTGTTCTGGGGCATTCTCGGTGCCCTGATTTTACGCGGTATTTTTATCGCAGCAGGTGTCACGCTGATCCACAGATTCCATTTCCTGATCTATCTGTTCGGTGCTTTCCTGGTTTTTACAGGAATCAAGATGATCCTGGAAAAGGACGGGGAGCAGGTTGACCCTGAAAAAAATCTTGTACTGCGGATATTCCATAAATTTTTCCCTGTCAGCAAACACTTCCACCACGGTTGTTTTTTCCTCAGGGAAAACGGAGTACTCAAAGCCACACCGCTCTTTGTCGTATTGCTGGTCGTGGAATCCACTGATGTGCTGTTTGCCACTGATTCGATCCCTGCAGTCTTATCTGTAACTCTTGATCCTTTTATTGTTTACACTTCCAATGTTTTCGCGATTCTCGGCCTGCGCTCTCTCTACTTCGCTTTTGCCGCGATCGTCAGTCTTTTCAGATACCTGCATCATGGGGTCTCACTGATTCTGATCTTTGTGGGCGTGAAAATGCTCACTTCAAAAATGATCGAAATCCCGATCGGAGTTTCGCTAGGCATACTGGCTGGCATCATCACAGTCTCGATCGCGCTGTCAGTGCTGATACCGGAAAAGAAGGCTGAAATTACAGAAGTGAATAGTGAAAAGTGA
- a CDS encoding cytidine/deoxycytidylate deaminase family protein has protein sequence MKRPSWNQYFMEITELISKRSTCLRRQVGALIVLEKRIIASGYNGVPSGVSHCGENGKKCLREERGIPSGERQELCRGLHAEQNAIIQAALYGVSTRGAILYCTHQPCVTCAKMIINAGVKKIVYSGAYPDELSIEMLKEAEIELETFKKS, from the coding sequence ATGAAAAGACCCAGCTGGAATCAATATTTCATGGAAATCACGGAATTGATTTCCAAACGTTCCACCTGCCTGCGCAGGCAGGTCGGAGCCCTGATCGTACTCGAAAAGCGCATCATCGCGTCAGGCTACAATGGAGTACCGTCGGGCGTCTCCCACTGCGGTGAAAACGGGAAAAAATGCCTGCGGGAGGAACGGGGAATTCCATCCGGGGAACGTCAGGAACTATGCCGCGGCCTGCATGCAGAGCAGAATGCCATCATCCAGGCCGCTCTTTATGGCGTGAGCACAAGAGGAGCAATCCTCTACTGCACACATCAGCCCTGTGTGACCTGTGCCAAGATGATCATCAACGCAGGAGTCAAAAAGATCGTCTATTCAGGAGCGTATCCTGATGAACTGTCGATTGAAATGTTAAAAGAAGCTGAAATCGAGCTTGAAACATTTAAAAAAAGCTGA